One Purpureocillium takamizusanense chromosome 1, complete sequence genomic window carries:
- a CDS encoding uncharacterized protein (TransMembrane:1 (o6-30i)) — MMEYKWSIEAIVALATGGPLLILAAVVPLAKWFAARGRRQHEEGEGEEGHDLERQDPPAPGRRCSESMLPVVLIGDGDGGSATPSTVTLPPPAAFSPTGHHEDISAFFDQRLESFQFLRRGSVFGRHSAASGRGSPLSRRGDAPSSNTAWLASSPPSDVHQ; from the coding sequence ATGATGGAGTACAAGTGGTCGAtcgaggccatcgtggcCCTGGCCACGGGCGGCCCCCTCTtgatcctcgccgccgtcgtgcctCTGGCCAAGTGGTTCgctgcccgcggccgccgtcagcatgaggagggggagggggaggagggacacGATCTCGAGAGGCAGGatccgcccgcgccgggtcgccgctgctccgAGTCCATGTTacccgtcgtcctcatcggtgacggcgatggGGGCTCTGCAACGCCCTCGACCGTCACCCTGCCGCCTCCGGCCGCGTTTTCCCCTACCGGGCATCACGAAGACATATCCGCGTTCTTCGACCAGCGTCTCGAGAGCTTCCAATTCCTTCGTAGAGGCAGCGTCTTCGGCCGTCACTCTGCCGCCTCCGGTCGTGGTTCCCCCCTCAGTCGTCGCGGAGACGCACCTTCTTCCAACACCGCCTGGCTAGCTTCCAGTCCCCCCTCCGACGTACACCAATAG
- a CDS encoding uncharacterized protein (TransMembrane:12 (i71-88o94-114i126-145o151-174i195-215o245-268i340-360o431-451i458-478o484-511i523-546o558-578i)~COG:P~EggNog:ENOG503NTWV), producing MLSEYKPEFLEMAPDPSSTRRRNRGFLGSDSSALPAQDLQDRHQLRYELDLNSWNLRIWGVAASGFLTDSYNLFSTNVILASVAFVYYPDGRQWPSLLINLFTLLGSVLGQLLFGFLADWFGRTRLYGIELVLVIVSTIGVATSSHGYGDLQFLGLFIWWRFVMGVGIGAEYPLSAVITSEWSSTRSRATMLSSVFLMQPIGQALAQLVGLWVLLGFDSTKKLQTLHCGLDELHAEECRKAVDGIWRIVIGSGAVPALLAIIFRFFLFDCGLYSLEVRNKPSLAIQNTQRVYGAPSGGFANSFQMQLQPNGIRPEVSPRPMPVQFSKLDLYNYFIRDKNWYYLLGTAATWFFLDVSFYGLSLDNRRTLSDMWATADPTPIDARLECWNSTLPGGRSLVPSWQKTGLPIWQTDALHPCNTIYDVLVEQTKQYLLTVSLASIAGSVSFIFFANRIPRRQWLTASFLVLALFFVITGIVYYQVNRSAAAPATIVLVSLCHFMFNFGANTLTFIIPAEIFPTCYRCTCHGISAAAGKLGSIVAVIVVYGINSTYKSQTRQGLIFLLFGSVAAFGAIFSWVYLPDVQRRVVEEDGRSYLETKDLEELGEGRERARLGGEPVTFREKWDGLRRRREASRRTTPSPSHDESRP from the exons ATGTTGTCCGAATATAAACCCGAATTTTTGGAAATGGCCCCAGATCCGAGCTCGACTCGGCGGAGGAACCGCGGCTTCCTGGGCTCCGATAGCtcggcgctgcccgcccaggaTCTCCAG GACCGCCATCAGCTGCGATACGAACTCGACTTGAACTCGTGGAATTTGCGTATCTGGGGAGTTGCCGCCTCCGGCTTCCTGACAGACTC GTATAACCTCTTCTCGACCAATGTCATTCTCGCCTCTGTCGCATTTGTGTACTATCCTGATGGACGCCAATGGCCCAGCCTTCTCATCAACCTCTTTACCCTCCTCGGGTCTGTGCTCGGACAGCTCCTCTTCGGCTTTCTCGCAGACTGGTTCGGGCGGACCCGACTATACGGCATTGAGCTTGTACTCGTTATCGTGTCGACCATTGGCGTCGCCACGAGCAGCCATGGCTATGGAGACCTGCAGTTTCTCGGCTTGTTCATCTGGTGGCGGTTTGTTATGGGAGTGG GAATAGGAGCAGAGTATCCCTTGAGCGCCGTCATTACGTCCGAGTGGTCCAGCACCCGATCTAGGGCTACGATGCTCTCGAGCGTGTTTCTCATGCAGCCCATCGGACAGGCTCTTGCCCAGCTGGTGGGACTCTGGGTTTTGCTTGGTTTCGACAGCACCAAGAAGCTTCAGACACTACATTGCGGCCTCGACGAACTCCACGCTGAGGAATGCCGGAAAGCTGTGGACGGTATTTGGCGCATCGTAATCGGTTCCGGTGCTGTACCTGCTCTTCTGGCCATCATCTTCCGCTTCTTTCTCTTTGATTGCGGCCTTTACAGTCTTGAAGTTCGCAACAAGCCGAGTCTTGCAATCCAGAACACACAAAGAGTCTACGGAGCGCCTTCAGGTGGGTTTGCCAACTCGTTTCAGatgcagctgcagccaaaCGGTATCCGCCCCGAGGTGTCTCCTCGGCCCATGCCTGTCCAATTCTCGAAACTGGATCTGTACAACTACTTCATCCGCGACAAGAACTGGTACTACCTGCTCGGGACGGCAGCCACATGGTTCTTTCTCGACGTCAGTTTCTATGGCCTGTCTTTGGACAATCGACGGACCCTGTCGGACATGTGGGCAACGGCGGATCCCACCCCTATCGACGCGCGGCTCGAGTGCTGGAATTCGACCTTGCCGGGCGGCAGGTCCCTGGTCCCCTCATGGCAGAAGACGGGCCTGCCAATCTGGCAGACGGATGCGTTGCACCCGTGCAACACTATATATGATGTTTTGGTGGAGCAGACGAAGCAATATCTTTTGACCGTCTCTCTTGCGTCGATTGCGGGAAGCGTCAGCTTCATCTTCTTCGCCAACCGCATTCCCCGCCGACAGTGGCTCACGGCGTCATTCCTCGTCCTGGCACTCTTCTTTGTCATCACCGGCATCGTGTACTACCAGGTCAACCggtcggcggccgctccaGCGACCATTGTCTTGGTGTCGTTGTGTCACTTCATGTTCAACTTTG GAGCAAACACGCTGACCTTCATCATCCCGGCCGAGATATTTCCGACTTGCTACCGATGCACCTGTCACGGCATCTCCGCTGCAGCCGGAAAGCTAGGGAGCAttgtcgccgtcatcgtcgtctaTGGCATCAACTCAACATACAAGAGCCAGACACGCCAGGGCCTCATCTTCCTTCTCTTTGGCTCTGTCGCCGCGTTCGGGGCCATATTCTCGTGGGTATATTTGCCGGATGTGCAACGTCGTGTAGTCGAAGAGGACGGTCGGTCATATCTCGAGACCAAGGACCTTGAAGAGCTAGGCGAAGGAcgcgagcgcgcccgcctggGAGGGGAACCAGTAACTTTTCGAGAAAAATGGGACGGAttgaggagaagaagagaggcATCGCGAAGGACAACGCCGAGTCCTTCACATGATGAGTCGAGGCCGTAA
- a CDS encoding uncharacterized protein (EggNog:ENOG503P132), producing the protein MAATSSSSGSSFTSSSLGRPPTYSRSYVSPVDSTWTPTSGISTISAPSTGGSAAPQTSLRHLDLGPPGYQATITLFQDTPDERTVYLGPWEVVGSEQRRVLWQCSYQNELLEHYLPSDIPSEIHPHTLHSRHRQYHDPSDMERYLTFPEPHRIRYTTDEGVCIHDQYINVRYEFTSVEGSIQFQGDVRRRDMINYFDIDVAWTNVHGRTDGFGKVKGIGAIQRLKMWRDRYTTFHSISVLANKTDGQYREYDVHLFEGELRGRDDRAKQVRLNVRSRRGSAPDDNNPQRRFSFAQRVRPRMRSTGHAGHSPQDSPGPSQASVDIRYLSIQFSSRSDYRRFLEAWAYAHTSDRDFQGLPFPPNHFELPSPQMLPGLASELPSPSSPELSRSLDPVLEPDDQDPRG; encoded by the exons ATGGCtgcgacgtcgtcctcgtcgggtTCCTCTTTtacctcttcctctctcgGCCGCCCTCCCACCTACAGCCGCTCCTACGTCAGTCCCGTCGACTCGACTTGGACGCCGACCTCCGGCATTTCTAccatctcggcgccgtccacgGGGGGCTCAGCAGCTCCCCAGACCTCGTTGCGCCACTTGGACCTCGGCCCGCCGGGCTACCAAGCAACAAT AACTCTCTTCCAGGACACGCCCGACGAACGAACCGTCTACCTTGGCCCTTGGGAGGTGGTGGGGTCGGAGCAACGCCGCGTACTTTGGCAATGCAGCTATCAgaacgagctgctcgagcatTATT TGCCGTCGGACATCCCTTCGGAGATTCACCCTCATACCCTCCACTCACGCCACCGCCAATACCATGACCCCTCTGACATGGAGCGATATCTAACCTTTCCCGAGCCGCACCGCATCCGTTACACGACCGATGAGGGGGTCTGCATCCATGACCAGTACATAAACGTCAGATACGAGTTCACATCGGTCGAGGGGTCCATCCAATTCCAGGGCGATGTGCGGAGGAGAGACATGATCAACTACTTTGATATTGATGTCGCCTGGACCAACGTCCACGGCCGCACTGACGGCTTCGGCAAAGtcaagggcatcggcgccatTCAGCGCCTCAAGATGTGGCGCGACCGCTATACTACATTTCACTCCATCAGCGTGCTGGCAAACAAGACGGACGGCCAGTACCGCGAGTACGACGTGCACCTGTTCGAGGGCGAACTACGCGGCCGTGACGACCGCGCAAAGCAGGTTCGGCTCAACGTGCGCAGTCGAAGAGGGAGCGCTCCAGACGACAACAACCCTCAACGCCGTTTTTCGTTCGCCCAGAGGGTACGCCCGCGGATGCGGTCGACGGGCCATGCTGGCCATAGCCCGCAAGACTCACCCGGACCGTCGCAGGCATCGGTAGACATTCGATATCTGTCCATTCAATTCAGCAGCCGCTCAG ACTACCGAAGATTCTTGGAGGCGTGGGCGTACGCTCACACCTCGGATCGAGACTTTCAAGGGCTTCCGTTCCCTCCCAATCACTTTGAGCTGCCGTCACCCCAGATGCTGCCCGGGCTGGCCTCTGAGCttccgtcgccatcgtcgccagaGCTGTCGCGCAGTCTCGACCCTGTGCTGGAGCCAGATGACCAAGATCCGCGTGGCTGA
- a CDS encoding Acetate kinase (COG:F~EggNog:ENOG503NZJA), producing MKVVLAINAGSSSVKVSVYLADRNAPPRQIAEAQINGLTAPPAQLKYLRGETKVFKDKKVEEPLKTQDDAFGLILKTLIDDAELREINSKGDIAIAAHRIVHGGDYDESKLINEDTYHHLETLSDLAPLHNGPALTIVDSCIKTLPNASNIACFDSQFHATIPPHISTYPICPVTAKKNGLRKYGFHGTSYEFISRSVADFLGKDVSKLNIIALHLGSGASACAIKGGKSRDTSMGLTPLAGLPGATRSGSVDPSLVFHYASDVGKLSPASTGHLHITRAEEILNKESGWKSLTGTTDFRVISESDDPKHKLAFDLFVDRVCGFVGSYYVTLKGQVDALVFAGGIGEKSALLRSAVAQQAGCLGFAIDETRNKSAGGGVVEDIGAVGAKHGVLVCQTDEQYEMARICANKPELWS from the exons ATGAAGGTCGTTCTCGCCATCAATGCCGGCTCGAGCTCGGTCAAGGTCTCCGTCTACCTGGCCGACAGGAATGCACCCCCGAGACAGATTGCAGAGGCCCAGATCAACGGCCTCACGGCACCTCCGGCGCAACTGAAGTACCTGCGGGGCGAGACAAAGGTCttcaaggacaagaaggtcGAGGAGCCATTAAAGACGCAAGACGATGCCTTCGGGCTCATTCTCAAGacgctcatcgacgacgccgagcttcGAGAGATCAACTCCAAAGGGGACATTGCCATCGCGGCCCACCGCATCgtacacggcggcgactacgacgagtccaagctcatcaacgagGACACGTACCACCATCTCGAGACGCTGAGCGacctggcgccgctgcacaATGGGCCGGCTCTTACCATTGTCGACTCGTGCATCAAGACGCTGCCCAATGCCTCCAACATAGCCTGCTTCGACTCGCAGTTCCACGCCACGATCCCGCCCCACATCTCGACGTATCCCATATGCCCCGTCACAGCAAAGAAGAATGGCCTGCGCAAGTACGGATTCCACGGCACCAGCTACGAATTCATCAGTCGGTCGGTGGCAGACTTTTTGGGTAAAGACGTCAGCAAGCTCAACATCATTGCGCTACACCTGGGTAGCGGCGCGAGTGCCTGTGCCATCAAGGGTGGCAAGAGCCGGGATACGAGCATGGGCTTGACGCCGCTGGCTGGACTTCCCGGGGCCACAcgcagcggcagcgtcgaTCCTAG CCTCGTCTTCCATTATGCGAGCGACGTGGGCAAGCTGTCGCCGGCTTCAACGGGACACCTGCACATCACTCGTGCCGAGGAGATACTGAACAAAGAGAGCGGGTGGAAGTCCCTGACGGGAACCACCGACTTCCGCGTCATCTCGGAGTCGGACGACCCGAAGCACAAGCTCGCGTTTGACCTTTTTGTCGATCGGGTGTGCGGATTCGTCGGCAGTTACTACGTGACCCTCAAGGGTCAGGTAGACGCCCTGGTGTTCGCAGGGGGCATCGGCGAGAAGAGCGCCCTGCTGAGGAGTGCCGTTGCCCAGCAGGCAGGCTGTCTCGGATTCGCCATTGACGAGACGCGGAACAagagcgccggcggcggggtggtggaggaCATTGGGGCGGTGGGCGCCAAGCACGGTGTGCTGGTGTGCCAGACGGACGAGCAGTATGAGATGGCGCGCATCTGCGCCAACAAGCCGGAGCTGTGGTCATGA
- a CDS encoding uncharacterized protein (EggNog:ENOG503P61R~COG:S): protein MMQARDAAGRQVSLLNDDGYQKASHYPTHHRPLTFQPSAQQAIQRPYPSPRNSSSSSPNTPELLRSDSYDSQMSSNDPISPLTPSVDYAYTRGALYSVDAPPAKRPAYVDSSRSASFDDDSSSSAATPAVQEQRPGKRYPCRYRDSHGCEKTFTTSGHASRHSKIHTAEKAVQCTYPGCQKKFTRADNMKQHLETHYKDKSRSSGGARAHKAALAEARRNSTASSRSRSSTSTTTASSAGSRDVAQHWDGAEAHHQQQYPLPSPGSAAWDMGGMTLPLLSRPVAARTPSSGLDALAMAVECQAGSS from the coding sequence ATGATGCAGGCtcgcgacgccgcgggccgccagGTCTCGCTCCTCAACGACGATGGCTACCAGAAGGCCTCGCACTACCCTacgcaccaccgcccgctcACGTTCCAGCCGTCTGCCCAGCAGGCCATCCAGCGTCCTTACCCCAGTCCCCGCAACAGCagctcttcgtcgcccaACACGCCCGAGCTGTTACGGTCGGACTCGTATGACTCCCAGATGAGCAGCAACGATCCCATCTCCCCATTGACACCGTCGGTGGACTACGCCTATACCCGTGGCGCCCTCTACTccgtcgacgcgccgcccgccaagcGCCCCGCCTACGTTGACAGCAGCAGGTCCGCGTCgtttgacgacgacagcagctcgtcagcggcgacgcccgctgTGCAGGAGCAGCGCCCGGGGAAGCGCTATCCTTGCCGCTACCGCGACAGCCACGGCTGCGAGAAGACGTTCACCACGTCGGGCCACGCCTCTCGTCACTCCAAGATCCACACGGCGGAGAAGGCGGTCCAGTGCACCTACCCCGGCTGCCAGAAGAAGTTCACCCGGGCCGACAACATGAAGCAGCACCTGGAGACGCACTACAAGGACAAGAGCCGCTCttcgggcggcgcccgcgctcacaaggccgcgctcgccgaggcgcgccgcaactcgacggcctcgagccgcagccgctcgtccacgtcgacgacgacggccagcagcgccggcagccgCGACGTCGCGCAACACTGGGATGGCGCTGAGgcgcaccaccagcagcagtaccCACTGCCGTCGCCCGGCAGCGCGGCCTGggacatgggcggcatgacgCTCCCCCTGTTGAGCCGGCCGGTCGCGGCACGgacgcccagcagcggcctcgacgcgctggcAATGGCTGTGGAGTGCCAGGCGGGCAGCTCATga